The proteins below are encoded in one region of Arthrobacter sp. CJ23:
- the rlmB gene encoding 23S rRNA (guanosine(2251)-2'-O)-methyltransferase RlmB codes for MANNGRRSVKQKKGPTTGTGGHGRKALEGKGPTPKAEERTYHKAYKNKQLAERSAAKRGTGTRPGGAGARSGPKGRATEEMVTGRNSVVEALRAGIPAKALHVAIRIEMDDRVKESLKLAAERGIPLLETGKPELDRMTEEAVHQGLVLQIPPYEYQDAYDLAEETLAKWKKGHVSNAPIFVALDGITDPRNLGAIIRSVSAFSGHGVIVPERRSVGVTASAWKTSAGAAVRVPVARAANLNNALKQFKNMGIYVLGLDGDGDVSLPDLTVATEPVCIVVGSEGKGLSRLVRENCDQIVSIPIDSAMESLNASMAVGISLYEVSRQRAAK; via the coding sequence ATGGCCAATAACGGTCGCCGGTCGGTCAAGCAGAAGAAGGGCCCCACCACCGGAACCGGTGGCCACGGCCGCAAGGCCCTGGAGGGCAAGGGTCCCACGCCCAAGGCGGAGGAACGCACCTACCACAAGGCGTACAAGAACAAGCAGTTGGCCGAGCGCTCCGCTGCCAAGCGCGGCACGGGCACCCGTCCCGGCGGCGCCGGCGCACGTTCCGGTCCCAAGGGCCGCGCCACGGAAGAAATGGTCACGGGCCGCAACTCCGTCGTCGAGGCACTGCGTGCCGGCATCCCTGCCAAGGCCCTGCACGTCGCCATCCGCATCGAGATGGACGACCGCGTCAAGGAATCCCTGAAGCTTGCCGCCGAGCGCGGCATCCCGCTGCTGGAAACCGGCAAGCCGGAACTGGACCGCATGACCGAGGAAGCCGTCCACCAGGGCCTCGTGCTGCAGATCCCGCCGTACGAGTACCAGGACGCCTACGACCTCGCCGAGGAAACCCTCGCCAAGTGGAAGAAGGGTCATGTCTCCAACGCCCCCATCTTCGTGGCACTGGACGGCATCACCGACCCCCGCAACCTGGGCGCCATCATCCGCTCCGTCTCGGCCTTCAGCGGCCACGGCGTGATCGTTCCCGAGCGCCGCTCCGTGGGCGTCACGGCCTCCGCCTGGAAGACCAGTGCCGGTGCCGCAGTCCGCGTCCCCGTGGCACGCGCGGCCAACCTGAACAACGCCCTCAAGCAGTTCAAGAACATGGGCATCTACGTGCTCGGCCTGGACGGCGACGGCGATGTCTCGCTGCCCGACCTCACCGTGGCCACCGAGCCCGTCTGCATCGTGGTCGGCTCCGAAGGCAAGGGCCTCAGCCGCCTGGTCCGCGAAAACTGCGACCAGATCGTCTCCATCCCGATCGACTCGGCCATGGAATCGCTTAACGCCTCCATGGCGGTTGGCATCTCCCTGTACGAAGTCTCGCGGCAGCGCGCAGCTAAGTAG
- a CDS encoding carbon-nitrogen hydrolase family protein, which produces MRVALAQVITGRDLAENLSLLEDYARRAKDGGAELVVFPEATMRAFGNSLVDIAEPLDGPWATRVREIAAELRIVIVAGMFTPGTSGDGTAVTKVRNTLIATGPGVDTSYDKIHLFDAFGFAESDTVDPGTEPVTFEAGGMTFGLATCYDVRFPALFTANALRGAVANIVCASWGSGPGKAEQWQLLARARAVDTTTFVLACGQGDPATQGIGPKGAAPTGVGYSAVVSPLGQVLEALDAEPGLLFAELDATAVEEARTKLPVLANRRDFH; this is translated from the coding sequence GTGCGCGTAGCACTCGCTCAAGTCATAACCGGCCGTGATCTGGCGGAGAATCTGTCACTCCTCGAAGACTACGCCCGGCGCGCGAAGGACGGCGGCGCCGAACTGGTGGTCTTCCCGGAGGCCACCATGAGGGCGTTCGGGAATTCCTTGGTGGACATCGCCGAACCGCTCGACGGACCGTGGGCCACCCGGGTGCGCGAGATCGCCGCGGAGCTGCGCATCGTCATTGTGGCCGGCATGTTCACACCCGGCACAAGCGGCGACGGAACCGCCGTGACCAAGGTCCGCAACACCCTGATCGCCACCGGCCCCGGCGTCGACACAAGTTACGACAAGATCCACCTCTTCGACGCGTTCGGCTTCGCCGAGTCCGACACCGTTGATCCCGGCACCGAACCCGTCACCTTCGAGGCCGGCGGCATGACCTTTGGCCTGGCAACCTGCTACGATGTCCGGTTCCCGGCCCTCTTCACGGCCAACGCCCTGCGCGGCGCCGTGGCCAACATCGTTTGTGCGTCCTGGGGATCCGGTCCGGGCAAGGCGGAGCAGTGGCAGCTCCTGGCCCGCGCCCGCGCGGTAGACACCACCACATTCGTGCTGGCCTGCGGCCAGGGCGACCCCGCCACCCAAGGAATCGGGCCCAAGGGCGCGGCGCCCACGGGAGTGGGGTACTCCGCCGTCGTCTCCCCCTTGGGCCAGGTACTCGAAGCCCTCGACGCCGAACCAGGCCTCCTGTTCGCCGAGCTCGACGCGACCGCCGTCGAGGAAGCCCGAACAAAACTCCCAGTCCTCGCCAACCGCCGCGATTTCCACTAG
- a CDS encoding response regulator transcription factor encodes MSRILIVEDEESFSDPLSYLLGKEGFDVEVVDNGSDALIEFDRNGADLVLLDLQLPGTPGTEVCRQLRQRSSVPVIMLTAKDSEIDKVVGLELGADDYVTKPYSSRELVARVRAVLRRQGEPEELITSTVQAGPVRMDIERHVVSVNGEQVALPLKEFELLEMLLRNSGRVLTRGQLIDRVWGSDYVGDTKTLDVHVKRLRSKIEPDPSAPRFLVTVRGLGYKFEP; translated from the coding sequence TTGAGCCGGATTTTGATTGTGGAGGACGAGGAGTCCTTCAGCGACCCGCTGTCCTATCTGCTGGGCAAGGAGGGCTTCGACGTCGAGGTGGTGGACAACGGCAGCGATGCGCTGATCGAGTTCGACCGCAACGGCGCCGATCTGGTGCTGCTCGACCTGCAGCTCCCGGGAACCCCCGGAACCGAGGTCTGCCGCCAGCTGCGCCAGCGCTCCAGTGTCCCGGTGATCATGCTGACCGCCAAGGACTCGGAAATCGACAAGGTGGTGGGCCTGGAACTCGGTGCCGACGACTACGTCACCAAGCCGTACTCCTCCCGCGAGCTCGTGGCCCGCGTCCGGGCCGTGTTGCGCCGCCAGGGCGAACCGGAGGAACTGATCACCTCCACGGTCCAGGCCGGCCCCGTCCGCATGGACATCGAACGCCACGTGGTCAGCGTCAACGGCGAGCAGGTTGCCCTGCCGCTGAAGGAATTCGAGCTCCTCGAGATGCTGCTCCGCAACTCCGGCCGTGTCCTGACCCGCGGGCAGCTGATCGACCGCGTCTGGGGCTCCGACTACGTCGGCGACACCAAGACCCTGGACGTCCACGTCAAGCGCCTGCGCAGCAAGATCGAGCCCGATCCCTCGGCCCCGCGCTTCCTGGTGACCGTCCGCGGCCTCGGCTACAAGTTCGAGCCGTAG
- the ispF gene encoding 2-C-methyl-D-erythritol 2,4-cyclodiphosphate synthase → MLLPRTGIGVDVHAYAPSDDPQPLWLGGLFWEGERGLAGHSDGDCVAHAAADALFSACGIGDLGTHFGTDRPELAGASGVTLLGEAARIVRAAGFEIGNVAVQFVANRPKFGPRREESQRVLSEAAGAPVSVTATTSDGLGFTGRGEGISAVATALVYAVPAAPEGDPA, encoded by the coding sequence ATGCTGCTGCCGCGCACCGGCATCGGCGTCGACGTGCACGCCTACGCGCCCAGCGACGACCCCCAGCCTTTGTGGCTCGGCGGACTGTTCTGGGAGGGAGAGCGCGGCCTGGCGGGCCACTCCGACGGCGATTGCGTGGCCCACGCCGCGGCCGACGCCCTGTTCTCGGCCTGCGGCATCGGCGACCTCGGCACCCACTTCGGCACCGACCGGCCCGAGCTTGCCGGCGCGTCCGGAGTGACGCTCCTCGGCGAAGCCGCCAGGATCGTGCGGGCGGCCGGCTTCGAGATCGGCAATGTGGCCGTGCAGTTCGTGGCGAACCGGCCCAAGTTCGGCCCCCGCCGCGAGGAATCCCAGCGCGTCCTCAGCGAGGCCGCCGGCGCACCGGTCAGCGTCACCGCCACCACCAGCGACGGCCTGGGCTTCACCGGCCGCGGCGAAGGCATCTCGGCCGTGGCCACCGCGCTCGTCTACGCCGTCCCGGCCGCCCCCGAGGGAGACCCGGCATGA
- a CDS encoding MFS transporter, translating into MAAKNHLPASPAPEDSLDRKSLIKAFAASLTGTSLEWYDFAVYSAAAAIVFPAIFFPASDPLTGTMLAFSTYAVGYISRPIGGIVFGRLGDRIGRKKVLVTTLVLIGAATFLIGLLPTYSNIGMWAGALLVALRFAQGVGVGGEWGSAVLLSSEFGDPRKRGFWSSAAQVGPPAGNLLANGALALLTTVLPEQGFLDYGWRIAFLVSAVLVGFGLWIRLKLEDTPVFKAIEARGDAPNAPITEVFKYELRPLIAAILSRVGPDVLYAMFTVFTLTYGTTALGLPRNQVLVAVMIGSAFQLVAIPLAGALSDRINRRFLYGAAAVAGAVWAFVFFILLEGKSPAVLVVGIVLGLLAHSFMYGPQAAFVVEQFSPRLRSTGSSLAYTFAGVIGGAIAPLMFTWLLAAFNSWVPVAIYLSVACGLTLVGLGLGRDSNVREDEDYLQSYVDSQPAATKA; encoded by the coding sequence ATGGCCGCCAAAAATCATCTCCCGGCATCACCGGCTCCGGAGGACTCCCTGGACCGCAAGAGCCTGATCAAGGCCTTTGCCGCCAGCCTTACCGGAACGTCGCTGGAGTGGTATGACTTCGCCGTCTACTCGGCTGCAGCCGCGATAGTTTTCCCGGCAATCTTCTTCCCGGCCAGCGACCCACTGACCGGAACCATGCTCGCGTTCTCGACATACGCCGTCGGCTACATCTCACGTCCGATCGGCGGCATCGTCTTCGGCCGGCTGGGTGACCGGATCGGCCGCAAGAAGGTCCTGGTCACCACGCTGGTGCTCATCGGCGCCGCAACGTTCCTCATCGGGCTCCTGCCTACGTACAGCAACATAGGCATGTGGGCGGGCGCTTTGCTGGTGGCCCTGCGTTTTGCCCAGGGCGTAGGTGTCGGCGGCGAATGGGGTTCGGCCGTCCTCCTGTCCAGCGAGTTCGGCGATCCACGCAAGCGCGGCTTCTGGTCATCCGCGGCGCAGGTGGGACCGCCGGCCGGCAACCTGCTGGCCAATGGCGCATTGGCACTGCTCACCACGGTGCTGCCGGAGCAGGGCTTCCTGGACTACGGCTGGCGCATAGCATTCCTGGTATCCGCGGTGCTGGTTGGCTTCGGGCTGTGGATCCGCCTCAAGCTTGAGGACACCCCCGTCTTCAAGGCCATCGAGGCCCGCGGCGATGCCCCCAACGCGCCCATCACCGAAGTTTTCAAGTACGAGCTCCGCCCGCTCATCGCCGCCATCCTCAGCCGTGTGGGACCGGACGTCCTCTATGCCATGTTCACCGTCTTCACCCTGACTTACGGCACCACCGCCTTGGGTCTTCCCCGTAACCAGGTACTCGTGGCTGTCATGATCGGATCCGCGTTCCAGCTCGTGGCCATCCCGCTGGCCGGGGCCCTCTCGGACCGCATCAACCGCCGCTTCCTCTACGGGGCGGCAGCGGTTGCCGGGGCAGTCTGGGCCTTCGTGTTCTTCATCCTGCTCGAGGGCAAGTCGCCCGCAGTCCTGGTAGTCGGAATCGTGCTGGGACTCCTTGCCCACTCCTTCATGTACGGACCGCAGGCCGCCTTCGTGGTGGAACAGTTCTCGCCGCGGCTTCGCTCAACCGGTTCCTCTTTGGCCTACACCTTTGCCGGCGTGATCGGAGGCGCCATCGCGCCCCTCATGTTCACGTGGCTGCTGGCGGCGTTCAACAGTTGGGTTCCGGTGGCCATCTACCTGTCCGTGGCCTGTGGACTCACCCTTGTTGGCCTGGGCCTCGGCCGGGACTCCAATGTCCGGGAGGACGAGGACTACCTGCAAAGCTACGTCGACAGCCAGCCGGCTGCCACCAAAGCCTGA
- a CDS encoding CarD family transcriptional regulator — protein sequence MVFEVGETVVYPHHGAAKIEEIKMRTIKGVEKMYLKLKVAQGDLTIEVPAENVDLVGVRDVVGKEGLEHVFDVLRAEFTEEPTNWSRRYKANLEKLASGDVIKVAEVVRDLWRRDHDRGLSAGEKRMLAKARQILISELALAEKTDEEKAASVLDEVLAS from the coding sequence ATGGTTTTTGAGGTCGGCGAGACAGTAGTTTACCCTCACCACGGTGCAGCAAAAATTGAGGAAATCAAGATGCGCACCATCAAGGGCGTTGAGAAGATGTATCTCAAGCTCAAGGTGGCTCAGGGTGATCTGACCATTGAAGTTCCAGCAGAGAACGTAGACCTTGTTGGGGTCCGGGACGTAGTGGGCAAAGAAGGCTTGGAGCACGTATTCGATGTGCTCCGCGCCGAGTTCACTGAAGAGCCTACCAACTGGTCGCGTCGTTACAAGGCAAACCTGGAGAAGCTTGCTTCCGGTGACGTCATCAAAGTGGCAGAGGTCGTCCGCGACCTGTGGCGCCGCGATCACGACCGCGGCCTTTCCGCAGGTGAGAAGCGCATGCTGGCCAAGGCTCGCCAGATTCTGATCTCAGAATTGGCCCTGGCCGAGAAGACCGACGAAGAGAAGGCAGCCAGCGTTCTCGATGAGGTTCTTGCTTCCTAA
- the cysS gene encoding cysteine--tRNA ligase: MTLRFYDTASAEVRDFVPLEAGKASVYYCGATVQGMPHVGHVRSAIAFDQLTRWLEYRGLRVTVVRNVTDVDDKILAKSEQSFGPDWAEEPSAKQAEEWWALAYRYEQEFEQAYDALGVGRPTYEPRATGHIPEMHALIQRLIDRGHAYPALDDSGDVYFDVRSWSKYGSLTNQNIDDMQGAADADPRGKKDPRDFALWKGYKDGEPASASWASPWGAGRPGWHLECSAMVTKYLGAQFDIHGGGLDLRFPHHENEMAQSQAAGDDFANFWMHNGMVTYEGEKMSKSIGNTVSPAEMLSLASARVVRYYLGQAQYRSILDYRPTSLQEAAAAVERIYGFIAKAARKFGGDVTSDAATSPVPEAFGAAMDDDLNVPQALGVLHETVRAGNTALAAGDDAAAAQALRSVMAMTTVLGLNDVQGEAQDNPQLSQALEVLVEAQLAARAEARANKDWAASDAIRDTLAAAGIVVEDGADGASWSLKRD, from the coding sequence GTGACCCTGCGCTTTTACGACACTGCCTCAGCCGAAGTCCGCGACTTCGTTCCCCTCGAAGCCGGCAAGGCCAGCGTGTACTACTGCGGGGCCACCGTCCAGGGCATGCCGCACGTGGGCCACGTCAGGTCCGCCATCGCCTTCGACCAGCTGACCCGCTGGCTCGAATACCGCGGCCTGCGCGTCACCGTGGTCCGCAACGTCACGGACGTTGACGACAAGATCCTGGCCAAGTCGGAGCAGTCGTTCGGCCCGGACTGGGCCGAGGAACCGTCGGCGAAGCAGGCGGAGGAATGGTGGGCGCTGGCCTACCGGTACGAGCAGGAATTTGAGCAGGCCTACGATGCCCTCGGCGTCGGACGCCCCACGTACGAGCCGCGCGCCACCGGCCACATCCCGGAAATGCACGCGCTCATCCAGCGCCTCATCGACCGCGGCCACGCCTACCCGGCGCTGGACGACTCGGGCGACGTCTACTTCGACGTCCGCTCCTGGAGCAAGTACGGTTCGCTGACGAACCAGAACATCGACGACATGCAGGGAGCCGCCGACGCCGATCCCCGTGGCAAGAAGGATCCCCGCGACTTTGCGCTGTGGAAGGGCTACAAGGACGGCGAGCCGGCCTCGGCAAGCTGGGCCTCGCCCTGGGGCGCCGGCCGACCCGGCTGGCACCTGGAATGCTCCGCCATGGTCACCAAATACCTCGGCGCGCAGTTCGACATCCACGGCGGCGGACTCGACCTGCGCTTCCCGCACCACGAAAACGAAATGGCCCAGTCCCAGGCCGCCGGCGATGACTTCGCGAACTTCTGGATGCACAACGGCATGGTCACCTACGAGGGTGAAAAAATGTCCAAGTCCATCGGCAACACCGTGAGCCCGGCCGAGATGCTGTCGCTCGCCTCGGCCCGGGTGGTCCGCTACTACCTCGGCCAGGCCCAGTACCGCTCCATCCTGGACTACCGGCCCACGTCGCTGCAGGAGGCCGCTGCCGCGGTGGAACGCATCTACGGCTTCATCGCCAAGGCTGCCAGGAAGTTCGGCGGGGACGTCACCTCCGACGCGGCGACCAGCCCCGTGCCGGAAGCCTTCGGGGCGGCGATGGACGATGACCTGAACGTGCCCCAGGCGCTGGGCGTGCTGCACGAAACCGTCCGGGCGGGCAACACCGCACTGGCGGCCGGGGACGACGCCGCTGCCGCGCAGGCCCTGCGCTCCGTCATGGCCATGACCACGGTCCTGGGCCTGAACGATGTCCAGGGCGAGGCACAGGACAACCCGCAGCTTTCCCAGGCGCTTGAGGTCCTGGTCGAGGCCCAGCTGGCGGCGCGTGCCGAGGCACGGGCCAACAAGGACTGGGCCGCGTCCGACGCCATCCGCGACACCCTCGCTGCCGCCGGAATCGTCGTCGAAGATGGTGCGGACGGCGCCAGCTGGAGCCTCAAAAGGGACTGA
- a CDS encoding phosphoglyceromutase has product MTYKLILLRHGHSDWNAKNLFTGWVDVDLNDQGRGEAARGGELLVENEILPDVLYTSLLKRAINTANIALDKADRGWIPVKRDWRLNERHYGALQGKDKAQTLAEFGEEQFMEWRRSYDTPPPVLSDDSEFSQAHDPRYADLGDALPRTECLKDVLVRLLPYWESDIKEDLKAGKTVLVTAHGNSLRALVKHLDGISDEDITGLNIPTGIPLVYELDEDFQPINAGGTYLDPAAAAEAILAVANQGKK; this is encoded by the coding sequence ATGACTTACAAGCTGATTCTGCTGCGCCACGGCCACAGCGACTGGAACGCCAAGAACCTCTTCACCGGCTGGGTGGACGTTGACCTGAACGACCAAGGCCGTGGGGAGGCAGCCCGCGGCGGTGAGCTCCTGGTTGAGAACGAGATTCTCCCGGACGTCCTCTACACCTCGCTCCTGAAGCGCGCCATCAACACGGCGAACATCGCCCTGGACAAGGCCGACCGCGGCTGGATCCCGGTCAAGCGCGACTGGCGCCTCAACGAGCGCCACTACGGCGCCCTGCAGGGCAAGGACAAGGCCCAGACCCTGGCCGAGTTCGGCGAAGAGCAGTTCATGGAATGGCGCCGCAGCTACGACACCCCGCCGCCCGTCCTCTCGGACGACAGCGAGTTCTCCCAGGCGCACGACCCCCGCTACGCGGACCTTGGCGACGCCCTGCCCCGCACCGAATGCCTCAAGGACGTCCTGGTCCGTCTCCTCCCGTACTGGGAATCGGACATCAAGGAAGACCTGAAGGCCGGCAAGACCGTCCTGGTCACCGCCCACGGCAACTCCCTGCGCGCCCTGGTCAAGCACCTGGACGGCATCAGCGACGAAGACATCACCGGCCTGAACATCCCCACGGGCATCCCGCTGGTGTACGAACTGGACGAGGACTTCCAGCCGATCAACGCCGGCGGCACCTACCTCGACCCCGCAGCCGCAGCCGAGGCCATCCTCGCAGTGGCCAACCAGGGCAAGAAGTAG
- the phoU gene encoding phosphate signaling complex protein PhoU → MRKVFQEELTQVGEDLIEISKLVSEAIEKATTAFEGADVDLAQDVIAADARIDFLQNGLDERAIDILALQGPVASDLRMLVGSLRMSASLERMGDLARHVAQLARLRYPATVIPSSMTETFKAMARHDIEITRQVTELLETRDLNVAREILKTNSAVDDLHLSVFKAIASPDWNETASTTVDVALASRYFERFADHGVSVARKVTYLVTGEWQPEGF, encoded by the coding sequence GTGCGCAAGGTTTTTCAGGAGGAACTCACCCAGGTAGGTGAGGACCTCATCGAGATCTCCAAGCTGGTCAGCGAAGCAATTGAGAAGGCCACCACGGCCTTCGAAGGCGCCGACGTTGATCTTGCCCAGGACGTCATCGCGGCCGATGCCCGGATCGACTTCCTGCAGAACGGCCTGGACGAGCGCGCCATCGACATCCTGGCACTGCAGGGCCCCGTGGCCAGCGACCTGCGCATGCTCGTCGGGTCGCTGCGCATGAGCGCTTCCCTGGAGCGCATGGGCGACCTCGCGCGGCACGTGGCCCAGCTGGCCCGCCTGCGCTACCCGGCCACCGTCATTCCCTCCTCGATGACGGAAACATTCAAGGCCATGGCCCGGCACGACATCGAGATCACCCGCCAGGTCACCGAGCTCCTCGAAACCCGCGACCTGAATGTGGCCCGGGAAATCCTCAAGACGAACAGCGCCGTGGATGACCTGCACCTGAGCGTGTTCAAGGCCATCGCTTCCCCCGACTGGAACGAGACCGCTTCCACCACCGTGGACGTGGCCCTGGCCAGCCGCTACTTCGAACGCTTCGCCGACCACGGCGTGTCCGTGGCCCGCAAGGTCACCTACCTTGTGACGGGTGAATGGCAGCCCGAAGGCTTCTAG
- the ispD gene encoding 2-C-methyl-D-erythritol 4-phosphate cytidylyltransferase, with protein MTNSAKRPVTAVIVVAAGSGERLGYGMPKAKVPLGGEAILTHALRGVAAADVARQICVAVPKGDTELRALCAAFAAELGDSSPRITVVDGGSTRSDSVRSALAALLDGTEAVLVHDAARALTPERVFHRVADALAAGAKAVIPAIPVVDTVKTVIETHGDDAAVAPELVTGTAPREALRAVQTPQGFDVATLLRAHEAALLFDDAQSAAVTDDAMLVELLGVPVHAVRGASQSLKITTPLDLIIAEGLLEGPLGIRWVEG; from the coding sequence ATGACTAATTCAGCAAAGCGTCCGGTCACCGCCGTCATCGTGGTCGCAGCAGGCTCCGGTGAACGGCTCGGGTACGGCATGCCCAAGGCAAAGGTGCCGCTGGGCGGCGAAGCGATCCTCACCCACGCGCTGCGCGGCGTGGCCGCGGCGGACGTCGCCCGCCAGATTTGCGTGGCGGTTCCCAAGGGCGATACCGAGCTCCGGGCTCTGTGCGCCGCGTTCGCCGCCGAGCTCGGCGACTCGAGCCCCCGGATCACAGTGGTCGACGGCGGTTCCACGCGTTCGGATTCCGTCCGCTCAGCCCTCGCGGCCTTGTTGGACGGCACCGAAGCCGTACTGGTGCATGATGCGGCCCGGGCCCTGACCCCGGAGCGTGTCTTCCATCGCGTCGCGGACGCCCTGGCCGCCGGTGCCAAAGCAGTGATCCCGGCGATTCCCGTGGTGGACACCGTGAAGACGGTCATTGAGACCCATGGCGACGACGCCGCCGTGGCCCCCGAGCTCGTGACTGGAACGGCGCCCCGCGAAGCACTCCGCGCGGTCCAGACGCCCCAGGGCTTCGACGTGGCAACGCTGCTGCGCGCCCACGAGGCCGCCCTGCTGTTCGACGACGCCCAGTCGGCCGCCGTCACGGATGACGCCATGCTCGTCGAGCTCCTCGGAGTTCCCGTCCACGCCGTGCGCGGGGCCAGCCAGTCCCTGAAGATCACCACGCCGCTGGACCTGATCATCGCCGAAGGCCTGCTCGAAGGGCCCCTTGGGATCCGCTGGGTGGAAGGCTGA
- a CDS encoding GntR family transcriptional regulator, with protein sequence MQGKFVNEQELARDIGVSRTPVREALLLLVSDGVIELIPNRGALIPVISGRQIAELFELRGVLERHAAAATIAAGSVPAALMEQTLQEQRELIVHGGGTDDGARGQAKEFIRLDQHFHQLLIDATANELISQSYNKLRARQVFIGVEALFRTPDRQSLVCDEHEMIMEALRRGDVAAAQAAIDDHLAVTLNVVLRA encoded by the coding sequence ATGCAGGGGAAATTTGTCAACGAGCAGGAGCTTGCCCGCGATATCGGTGTTTCGCGGACCCCGGTGCGTGAGGCCCTGCTTTTGCTGGTGTCGGACGGGGTGATCGAACTCATCCCCAACAGGGGTGCGCTGATTCCAGTCATCTCCGGGCGCCAGATCGCCGAACTTTTTGAGCTGCGTGGCGTGCTTGAGCGCCATGCGGCCGCGGCCACGATTGCCGCCGGATCGGTTCCTGCCGCCCTCATGGAACAGACCCTTCAGGAACAGCGCGAGCTCATTGTGCATGGTGGTGGAACTGACGACGGCGCGCGGGGGCAGGCTAAGGAGTTCATCCGCCTTGACCAGCATTTCCACCAGCTCCTCATCGATGCGACTGCCAACGAGCTCATCTCCCAGAGCTACAATAAGCTCCGCGCCCGCCAGGTGTTCATTGGCGTCGAAGCGCTCTTCCGGACCCCGGACAGGCAGAGCCTGGTGTGCGATGAACACGAGATGATCATGGAGGCGCTGCGGCGAGGCGATGTCGCGGCCGCGCAGGCGGCCATCGACGATCACCTCGCCGTCACGCTCAACGTTGTCCTCCGGGCCTGA
- a CDS encoding cell wall metabolism sensor histidine kinase WalK, translating to MLLAVIAGLVGLSLGVFGMLAFRISERQRRIVDLDVAEPLLPEGAAEVLAVVGRAFVVVDAIDGVVRASPAAYAYGLVRGHTVVHKQLLDMTARVRRDGVILEEQYELPRGPLGKGTIVVQVRAAMLGWEYIVLLADDRTEITRTEEIRNDFVANVSHELKTPVGAISLLAEALEASPDDEVAVRRFAKRMHKESGRLAALVQDIIELSRLQGANVAQQGHAVDINAVVAEAVDRSQLPAESKNIQIVVGGHSDSVVFGDQDLLVTALRNLIDNAIRYSPENTRVGVGVRTKEGVVAVSVTDQGEGLSPEDQERVFERFYRVDAARSRHTGGTGLGLSIVKHVVSNHGGEVTLWSQPGQGSTFTLRLPEMEGQDDDAGRPVSGAAVPGAVPASAGPAVSSTRNLSQTTGAPGAQEQGASA from the coding sequence TTGCTCTTAGCTGTCATTGCAGGCCTGGTTGGGCTGTCGCTGGGGGTCTTTGGCATGCTCGCATTCAGGATCAGCGAACGCCAGCGCCGGATCGTGGATCTGGACGTCGCCGAGCCACTGTTGCCGGAAGGCGCCGCAGAGGTGCTCGCCGTCGTCGGCCGTGCCTTTGTGGTGGTGGACGCCATCGACGGCGTGGTCCGCGCAAGTCCGGCCGCCTACGCCTACGGCCTGGTGCGGGGCCATACGGTGGTCCACAAGCAGCTCCTGGACATGACGGCCAGGGTCCGGCGTGACGGCGTGATCCTCGAGGAACAGTACGAGCTCCCGCGCGGGCCCCTGGGCAAAGGCACCATCGTGGTCCAGGTCCGGGCCGCCATGCTCGGCTGGGAATACATCGTGCTCCTGGCCGACGACCGCACGGAGATCACCCGCACCGAGGAGATCCGCAACGACTTCGTGGCCAACGTTTCCCACGAACTGAAGACCCCTGTGGGGGCCATTTCGCTGCTCGCCGAGGCACTGGAAGCCAGCCCGGATGACGAGGTGGCCGTCCGCCGCTTCGCCAAGCGCATGCACAAGGAATCCGGCCGGCTCGCTGCTTTGGTCCAGGACATCATCGAGCTCTCGCGCCTCCAGGGGGCCAACGTCGCCCAGCAGGGCCACGCCGTGGACATCAACGCCGTGGTTGCCGAGGCCGTGGACCGCTCGCAGCTCCCGGCCGAGAGCAAGAACATCCAGATTGTGGTGGGCGGCCACTCGGACAGTGTGGTCTTCGGCGACCAGGACCTGCTCGTCACGGCATTGCGCAACCTGATCGACAATGCCATCCGCTACTCCCCGGAAAACACCCGCGTAGGCGTCGGCGTCCGCACCAAGGAAGGCGTGGTGGCCGTCTCGGTCACCGACCAGGGCGAAGGCCTCAGCCCCGAGGACCAGGAGCGCGTCTTCGAGCGTTTCTACCGTGTGGACGCCGCCCGGTCACGGCACACCGGCGGCACGGGCCTCGGCTTGAGCATCGTCAAGCACGTGGTGTCCAACCACGGCGGCGAGGTCACGCTGTGGTCCCAGCCGGGCCAGGGATCCACGTTCACCCTCCGCCTCCCGGAGATGGAAGGCCAGGACGACGACGCCGGCCGCCCGGTTTCCGGTGCGGCCGTACCCGGGGCGGTGCCCGCGTCAGCCGGGCCAGCCGTGTCCAGTACCCGAAACTTGAGTCAAACCACGGGCGCCCCCGGCGCCCAAGAGCAAGGAGCCAGCGCTTGA